The Rhizobiaceae bacterium genome contains the following window.
CGGCGGCAGGTTCGATGCGCCGCCATCCGCCAGCGCCTGCACGGATTTGAGCCATTCCACATGCTCGGGGGACACAAGCTTCGGCGCGGTCGGCCCGACCGGCACGCCGAACACCCACTGTATGCCCACCCGCATCAGCGTCACGCCGATGACGAGGATGATGGTGCCGGTCACCACCGGGGGAAAGAAACGCAGCATCCTGCCGACCAGCGGCGCCAGGAATATGCCAATGATGCCCGCGCCGATGATGGAGCCGAAAATCAGGCGTGCGCCATCCGGCCCGGGATTGGCTCCGGCCATCGCAACCATCGGACCGACCGCCGCGAAGGTGACGCCCATCATGACCGGCATCTTGATGCCGAACCATTGCGTGACGCCGAAGGACTGTATCAGCGTGACGATGCCGCAGCAGAACAGATCCGCCGAAATGAGAAAGGCCACGTCGTGCGGCTCCAGGTTGAGCGCGCGACCGACAATGAGCGGTACGGCGATTGCCCCTGCATACATGACGAGAACATGTTGAATGCCCAGCGTGGCAAGGCGTGGCAGTGGCAATACCTCATCCACAGGATGAACTGTTGACGTCATCGGTGCTCTCCCGGTTTAATCCTGCGGGCGTCTGGCTGCTCAAGCCGCAGGATGGCGGAGAATGACCAAGAAGCGGTGCGCCGACTATCAAGAAGTGTTTGAATAATTCGCGAGATTCGCATGAAAATCGTCACCTGGAACATTAACGGAGTCAGGGCCCGACTTGGCAATCTTACGCATTGGCTGGGAGAGAGCCAGCCCGATATTGCATGTCTCCAGGAAATAAAAACCGTAGACGAGCAGTTCCCCCGCGCCGAGGTCGAAGCGCTTGGCTACAATGTCGAGACGCACGGGCAAAAGGGATTCAACGGCGTCGCCATCCTGTCGAAACTGCCGTTCGACGAGGTCAACCGGGGTTTACCGGGAAATGGCGACGACGAACAGGCGCGGTTCATCGAAGGCGTGTTCTCGACAGATCGCGGGGCGCTGCGCGTGGTCTCGCTCTACCTTCCGAACGGCAATCCCGTCGATAGTGAAAAGTTCTCATACAAACTGTCTTGGATGGAGCGGCTGGAGAACTGGACGAAGGAACGGCTCGCGCTGGAGGAGCCACTTGTCCTTGCAGGTGACTACAATGTCATTCCCGAGCCGCAGGACGCGCGCCATCCCGAAAACTGGCTGGGTGACGCGCTGTTTCAGCCGGAGACGCGGCGGGCATTTCGACGGCTCAAATCGCTCGGACTGACGGAAGCGGTCCGCGCCGTCACGGACGCCAGCGACGTTTATACGTTCTGGGACTATCAGGCAGGCGCATGGCAGAAGAACAACGGCATTCGGATCGACCATCTTCTGCTGTCGCCCGAGGCCGCCGATCACCTTGTGTCGGCTTCCATCGAGAAGCATGTGCGCGCGTGGGAGAAGCCCTCGGACCACGTTCCGGTTGCAATTGAACTGGACCTGAGATTGCCGCTGAAGGCAGTGGCCTGAACTCAGCGCTGATCGTCGAGCGAAAATTCGTCGGCGCGGTCGATTGCCTTGCGGCGAATGCTTTCCTCGGTGACCGCGAACGCCTCTTCCTGCATGCTGCGGATCCACGGACGGTCGCTCGGCTCCGCGCGCTCCAGCGCCGTGGTCATCATCGCCAGCCCGTCAACGACCTTGCCGCTTTGGAACAGCAGGTTGCCGAGCATCGCGCGCGCGCCCTCGTGACCGTTCTTTGCCGCAAGCTTCAGCCAGCGACCGGCCAGCCTCAGCTTGGAGGGAGAGGATTCCGCCCTCTGCAGATACATCTTGCCGACTTCAAACTGTCCGATCGGACTGCCGTAATTGGCTGCGCGCTGGAAATATTCGCGCGCCGCATCAGGGTCGGCCAGCACCGGGGTGCCCGGTATGCCGTCCTGCACGTAGCGCCCCATCTCGGCGAGCGCATCGCCGACAAAGCGTTCGTCGCTGCTGCCGGGCTCGACATCGCGGCTGACAATCTCGGCGAAATACTTGTAAGCCTCGTAGTCGTCGCGTGTTACACCGTCACCTTCGGCATACATGCGCGCAAGTTTCCATGTCGCGCCGATCTGCCCCTGCTCCGATGCGTCACGATAGGCCTGAATCGCCTGATCCTTATGCCCGCTCTTGTAGGCGGTGAAACCAAACTTGAAGACATCCCACGGACTGGACTTTTCAGTAACAGCGCCTTCCTGCGCCCGCGCGACCTCCACGCCGCCCGCCAGGCAGCCGGCAAGCGCCGCAGATATAAAGGAAGAATGCAGGACCTTCGCCAAACTCATGCGCACGTGCTTCCGCCTAAACGGCACGCAAACGATGTTCGCCTGCATCCGTCCGGCGCTCCCACAAATAGCATATCGAGCAGCCGGGACCCCCGGATGCTCTTGTTCCTGACGAAGATGCTCGAGATTTTCGGCCAAAGTGCGGCCCGGAACGGTCGGGCTTAGGGCGGACGTATGGAGAAAGTCGGACGAGACCGGCGTCGCGCGCGCATCCCCCTGCCGGCGGCACGCGGCGGCAAACGCTTCCCGACGCCAAGCGACGCCTTTCGCGTTTCCGATTTTAGAGAAGGCCCTCGCGCTCATGTCATCCGCGCCGCAATCGCGACTTTTCCTGTTGTGCCAACCGTCAGGCATATGTTCAAGGAACGTCGTTACCTTGCGTTCCATACCTATTCGGGTGCGCGCGGTTTATGGCGGGAAAACGGCAAATGCGTCCGGCGACAGCGATCCGCGCCGCTGCTCCTTTCCAGATGTTGCTGAATCGTCACAAGTCTGTTTCCCGGGACCCAAAAGCCAAAGCCCGGCTGGAAGCCGGGCTTTGCTTGATCTCGATGGGCGTGGAGCGCGCTCAGCCTACCACTTGATGGCGTATCCAATGCTGCCGGCGAGCGCCCAGGCGGAGTCCACTGCCTGGTCGAACGCCGGTTCGAACGCGTTCGGATTGAGGCCGTATTTCGTTTCCTCAGCAGAGGCGATGTAGCTCAGGCCGCCGCCAATGCGCAACTCGCCACCGAGCTTGTCCTTGAATAGCGCGCCTGCGGAGAACGTGTAAGTGTCGCTGGTCAGGTCGTAACCGGTCGAAACACCACTGTCATAAGTGAACGATGCAAGGCCCGATACGGTCTCGTTGAATTTGTGCGCGAGACCACCGGTGAAGGTCCAGCCGTCCTTCCAGTAGAACTCGTCGACGGTAATCGGGAAATTGCCGATGGCCGATCGGACATCCAGCGTCGTGGTCTTGCTCCAATTGGTCCACTTAATGGCGCCGAAAGCCAGCCAATCCTCTGCAATGCCGGACTGGAGCTTCACCTCGAAACTCTCGGGCAAGTTGCCGACGCCGATCGCCTGGACCGGAACTTGAGCCGTCGGATTGGCGGCGGCAATTGCAGCAAAGGGATTTGCCGCATTGGGAATGCCCTGGCTCGCCAGCGCGCCGTAGAGCACAGCCGCCGGAGCGATCACCATGCCGTCCGCGCCATACTCCGTGCCCGAGCGATACATGCCCTGCGCGCGGAACGCGATTTCCGGGATTTCATAGGCTGCGCCGACGCGAAAGCCGTATTCGGTTCCGGCCAGATCGAGCGATGCGTCGCCAAACACCCCGTAGTAATTTTCGCGATGGTAGTCGAGCTTCTCCATGAACGCGCCGCCGATCAGCCAGACGCGCCCCTTGCCAACGTCGAACTTGTAGCCACAGGTCGCGGCGGATTCATAGGTGGTGAATTCTTCGAGCAGCTTGCCGCTCGCCGTCGGAAAATCGTACTTCACCGAACCGCCATTGTTCATGACATGCGTCAGGCCGCAGCGGAAATCGTCAACGATGTTGAACTTCACGGCCAGGGAGGGAACGACGTAGTCTTCCGTGTATCTCGTACCATTCAACGCAGGGTTGGGATTGGACGAAAATTCACGCCTCGGGCTGACATAGGTCACACTCGAGCGCATGTTGAAGTTGCCGTCTTCATAGATGATGTCGGTATCTGCCGAGCCGCGGCTGAACCCGCCGGCATTCGCTGTTCCCACAATCGCCAAAGACAGGCAGGTCGCGCCCAGCAGCGATTTCAGAAGCAGTCTGTTCATTGAAGGTCCTCTCCCCTGGGCATTCAGTGCTGTGGAGTGTGCACGGCTGTTGGACGATCTTGCAATGCAGAATGTGGCCACAAGGCTTTACCAGATATTAATCGGAGGCCTCAGGGAAAGCGTTGCACAGAGGTAAGAAGCCAAGAATCCTGCAAAATGGACATGAATCGCAGTGGCAGTTGCTAAAATCTGCGGTTGAAAATGCCAATATGGCAGTAAACTGCCTGAATTTCGCGTGCCCACGCAGCTTTTGTTACATTATGGCAACATTGCGGCCCAAAAATGCTATAAGCTAATCTATGACGTTGCGTCACGCACAGTCGTGACGTTGGGGCATGCTCGCGCATAGGTAGAAGAATGCGCTGCGGCGAGCCTCGACTCAGCCGCAGCGTCGAACCGGATTCATACGGCTTCCCGCAATCTGCCCAAAGCGATCGAGAGTTTCGACTGGGATGAGCGGAACTCGTCCAGCTTTTCGCGCTCGGCTGCGACGATCTCATCCGGCGCCCCGGCCACGAACTTCTCGTTCGAAAGCTTCTTTTCGATGCGTGCGATTTCGTCTGCAACCTTGCCGGATTCCTTCTCCAGCCGGGTCGTTTCCGCTTTAACATCGATCAGCGTGCCGAGCGGAAGGCAGAAGGTTGCCTCGCCCAATACGATCTGGGCTGCGCCCTTCGGAGACAGTTTCGCAAAATCGATGTCGCCAATGCGCGCCAGCCGCCGGATTGCCGCATCGTGCCTTTCAAGACGGGCCGCAGTCGCCTCATCCGCGTCGACCACGACCAGAGGCGCGATAGCCGCCGCGGGCACATGCATTTCAGACCGGACCGAACGAATTTCCGACACCAGGTCGATCAGCCAGTTGATCTCGGCAGCAGCCGCCTTGTCCTCAAAGCTTGGCTGCGGCCATGTCGCGTGACAGAGCAGCGTCGACCGCTCCTCGCCCTCCGGCGCGGTGAGCGCCCAAAGCTCTTCCGTCATGAACGGCATGAAGGGATGCAGGAGCTTGAAAATCTCGTCCAGCACATAGGCGACGCAAGCCTGGCTTTCGGCCTTGGCGGCCTCGTCGTCACCCATGAAAACGGGCTTCAGCAGTTCCAGATACCAGTCGCAGAACAGATTCCACACGAACCGATAGGCCGCACCCGCCGCCTCGTTGAAACGATAGGTGGTGATGCCGTCCGTCACCTCTCGCGTGGCACGCGAGAGTTCGGTCAATATCCAGCGGTTTATCGTCAGCTTCGCTTCGTTCAGCCAGACCGTATCGTCTCGCTTCACGCCGTTCATCTGTGCGAAGCGGGTGGCGTTCCAGAGCTTGGTGCCGAAATTGCGGTAGCCTGCAATGCGCGCCGGATCGAGCTTCACGTCCCTGCCCTGCGCGGCCATGATGGCCAGCGTGAAGCGCAGTGCATCCGCGCCATATTCGTCGATCAGGTCGAGCGGATCGATGACGTTGCCCTTCGACTTGGACATCTTCGCGCCGTTCTTGTCACGCACCAGCGCATGCACATAGACCGTGTGAAAAGG
Protein-coding sequences here:
- a CDS encoding outer membrane protein transport protein, yielding MNRLLLKSLLGATCLSLAIVGTANAGGFSRGSADTDIIYEDGNFNMRSSVTYVSPRREFSSNPNPALNGTRYTEDYVVPSLAVKFNIVDDFRCGLTHVMNNGGSVKYDFPTASGKLLEEFTTYESAATCGYKFDVGKGRVWLIGGAFMEKLDYHRENYYGVFGDASLDLAGTEYGFRVGAAYEIPEIAFRAQGMYRSGTEYGADGMVIAPAAVLYGALASQGIPNAANPFAAIAAANPTAQVPVQAIGVGNLPESFEVKLQSGIAEDWLAFGAIKWTNWSKTTTLDVRSAIGNFPITVDEFYWKDGWTFTGGLAHKFNETVSGLASFTYDSGVSTGYDLTSDTYTFSAGALFKDKLGGELRIGGGLSYIASAEETKYGLNPNAFEPAFDQAVDSAWALAGSIGYAIKW
- a CDS encoding sel1 repeat family protein; its protein translation is MSLAKVLHSSFISAALAGCLAGGVEVARAQEGAVTEKSSPWDVFKFGFTAYKSGHKDQAIQAYRDASEQGQIGATWKLARMYAEGDGVTRDDYEAYKYFAEIVSRDVEPGSSDERFVGDALAEMGRYVQDGIPGTPVLADPDAAREYFQRAANYGSPIGQFEVGKMYLQRAESSPSKLRLAGRWLKLAAKNGHEGARAMLGNLLFQSGKVVDGLAMMTTALERAEPSDRPWIRSMQEEAFAVTEESIRRKAIDRADEFSLDDQR
- the xth gene encoding exodeoxyribonuclease III, which produces MKIVTWNINGVRARLGNLTHWLGESQPDIACLQEIKTVDEQFPRAEVEALGYNVETHGQKGFNGVAILSKLPFDEVNRGLPGNGDDEQARFIEGVFSTDRGALRVVSLYLPNGNPVDSEKFSYKLSWMERLENWTKERLALEEPLVLAGDYNVIPEPQDARHPENWLGDALFQPETRRAFRRLKSLGLTEAVRAVTDASDVYTFWDYQAGAWQKNNGIRIDHLLLSPEAADHLVSASIEKHVRAWEKPSDHVPVAIELDLRLPLKAVA